caagcacatattcagtagctatgaataatcttatacaatttattctattattaattaattgattaattatattaatccttatacaatatttatgatgtgttcctatactaaaaatactcattactattccaggtattacccgaggtggtcggaggtggacgaggaggaggacgagctggacgaggaggaggaccaggtggacgaggaggaggcggggtgggtcgtgggcgAGGAGAGGAGTGGCGAGGAGGGGCAGGGGCCGGGAAGGGGgcgaggtgggcggggagggggaagggacgggaagggaagggacgggaagggaagggaagggacgggaagggaagggatgGGGAGGGGccgggaagggggggggggggggggggggggggggggggggggggggggggggagggggtgggggagggggtgggggggggggggggggaggggagggtgggagggagggcgggagggagggagggagggagggagggagggagcgGGAAGGGAGCGGGCGGGCCGGCGTGTGATCTGCTATTCACTCTAACGGGCTCGAATTAacatccgtcctccactctctccctcccaccctccctcccgcccgccctcccgcccaccctcccaccctccctccctccctcgcacccttccctccccctccccctccccctccccctcccctcaccccccccccaccctcccccgccccttccccctccccttcccggcccctccccttcccttcccttcccgtcccttcccttcccgtcccttccccctccccgcccacctcgcCCCCTTCCCGGCCCCTGCCCCTCCTCACCACTCCTCTCCTcgcccacgacccaccccgcctcctcctcgtccacctggtcctcctcctcgtccagctcgtcctcctcctcgtccacctccgaccacctcgggtaatacctggaatagtaatgagtatttttagtataggaacacatcataaatattgtataaggattaatataattaatcaattaattaataatagaataaattgtataagattattcatagctactgaatatgtgcttgcacgaaaaatgaattgaaataatttattgtaaacgtgacaagtttgtaatatttcagatgaaatataattacaattgccattaaatattataagaatattaattgattaattaataatataataaattgtataagattattcatagctactgtatatgtgcttgcacgaaaaatgaattgaaataatttattgtaaacgtgacaagtttgtaatatttcagatgaaatataattacaattgccattaaatattataagaatattaattgattaattaataatataataaattgtataagattattcatagctactgtatatgtgcttgcacgaaaaatgaattgaaataatttattgtaaacgtgacaagtttgtaatatttcagatgaaatataattacaattgccattaaatattataagaatattaattgattaattaataatataataaattgtataagattattcatagctactgtatatgtgcttgcacgaaaaatgaattgaaataatttattgtaaacgtgacaagtttgtaatatttcagatgaaatataattacaattgccattaaatattataagaatattaattgattaattaataatataataaattgtataagattattcatagctactgtatatgtgcttgcacgaaaaatgaattgaaataatttattgtaaacgtgacaagtttgtaatatttcagatgaaatataattacaattgccattaaatattataagaatattatttgattaattaataatataataaattgtataagattattcatagctactgaatatgtgcttgcacgagaaatgaattgaaataattgattgtaaacgtgacaagtttgtaatatttcagatgaaatataattacaattgccgtcaaatattataaaagtgttttactcacccagcacaaatcctcgtcctcctcgtcctcctcctcgtcgacctccgaccaccttcaaccacctcgaacaaccatcGATAATGGTTGATGGAAgtcaagaaattttattagcggactgacagctagcgaatttggggttgcgcgaaaaacgaattgaaataatttattgtaaacatgaaccgggaaccacggagcgcttatcctggaagtcgagaaattttattagcggactgacagctaccgaatttggggttgcgcgaaaaacgaattgaaataatttattgtaaacatgaaccgggaaccacggagcgcttatcctggaagtcgagaaattttatcagcggactgacagctaccgaatttggggttgcgcgaaaaacgaattgaaataatttattgtaaacatgaaccgggaaccacggagcgcttatcctggaagtcgagaaattttattagcggactgacagctaccgaatttggggttgcgcgaaaaacgaattgaaataatttattgtaaacatgaaccgggaaccacggagcgcttatcctggaagtcgagaaattttatcagcggactgacagctaccgaatttgggattgcgcgaaaaacgaattgaaataatttattgtaaacatgaaccgggaaccacggagcgcttatcctggaagtcgagaaattttattagcggactgacagctaccgaatttggggttgcgcgaaaaacgaattgaaataatttattgtaaacatgaaccgggaaccacggagcgcttatcctggaagtcgagaaattttatcagcggactgacaactaccgaatttgggattgcgcgaaaaacgaattgaaataatttattgtaaacatgaacgaggaaccacggagcgcttatcctggaagtcgagaaattttatcagcggactgacagctaccgaatttggggttgcgcgaaaaacgaattgaaataatttattgtaaacatgaaccgggaaccacggagcgcttatcctgaaagtcgagaaattttatcagcggactgacagctaccgaatttgggattgcgcgaaaaacgaattgaaataatttattgtaaacatgaacgaggaaccacggagcgcttatcctggaagtcgagaaattttatcagcggaccgacagctaccgaatttggggttgcgcgaaaaacgaattgaaataatttattgtaaacatgaacgaggaaccacggagcgcttatcctggaagtcgagtttcaccgcgtagcggacccgaagcgcgggatccgggaggttgagaacccggtactcgaaatacgtagcggacccgaagcgcgggatccgggaggttgagaacccggtactcgaaatttgcggagcgcgactctcatccgtccgctctactgcgcggttcgttccagactgaggaattcggctagctgattttgaattggtgacgtcactttctgaacatccgacatccaaactttggtttcgacctataatactatgtatgatgatgtatgatgtacgatgtatgatgtatgatgtatgatgtatgatgtatgatgtatgaggtatgatgatatgatatgatgtataatgattttagctttcacatttcatacaagaaatacacactttatctctcctgccgattccagactcaagcggccaggcccttcaatggtcagccgttgactgaagatacgggtcggctaataacgctgccgttctgcgacagttggatgatgaaaaatttcgctcgtatctttcaaatgtgtgttaaaatacactcgaagtgttaagaagcgtcgttttttctctccctatcacctttctaggtctttaaaccactacgcagcgttaaataccgtctcatatacgaagcatccatttcatctcgttcaaaattagcgcatccgtgatgtattacagttactctgaatttttttccatccgaatacttttcgaaaaacaattctgctttcgattctatgcctatgaaaattcaaaatcgagAGAgcaatgaaaagttgttggaacaattatgaatactaatgttatggaatacatcgagcgtgcctcgaatagaatcccatttcgaaatgaataattcttctcttttcatatcatagctaatctagtaatataggtaaataggatggttggaggtgttcggaaatggtaggacatttcaaaagttaaagtcgacgatcatccggtgcatcaattttattgttacagattttattttcccatgaggcatagagtattcaacaacgataatgcagtccttaaaattcatcattcatctctgtctggaaagctaattcgcaaggcgtggtattctattctatttgcattattagaaaaatactcgtactctacatacactgtttctaatcttttgctacatttggtttaatccccatgcttccacagcacgaatagtcagaaatgtttttgattatccataataaaataaaagaagtaacaaagcttaaatttattgttaaagctctaatgaatacatcaaactgcggtcgaatcaattcatttattatttgcacatgacctctatatatttgataaattatttctgaatacattgaaacatatgtatttataatgaaatatcatgcaatgggctgtgtaaactataaactataatttctatcgaatagctgcttttatgtcaacagggctttgagactcagttcagttcgtcctcctcctcgtccacctccgaccacctccaacaatcgccaaccacctcgaacaaccaccgataaccacctcgggttgtacctggaatagcaataaatattttcagtataagaacacatcaaaaacattacgtaaggattcatataatcacaggttttgttttttggctgtaactttcgatgcgttgatcgcagcgtattggaactgcgcccattcgatttctcccgcaaaattacgttggaatagtgccacaattaatttattccagcacttttcaacatcgcgaaaattttcgtcaaaaatgcaaaggggttagccttactttttcttcatttttcgaccgaaaatttctggtctcagattcgattcgtacgACCGTTTTCTGACTAACTgaaccctcaggaactcagaaaacccAGCAAGAgtagcgtgggatcaacaggagcgaaaTTGCGAATTAAAAtgtacctgctgaaaaatgtcgaaaacacagattttgttttttggctgtaacttccgatgcgttgattccagcgtattgggactgctcataatcgatttctctcgcaaaattacgttggggtaatgccacaattaattcattcctgatcctactcctactcctactcctataTTTACATCTTCCCACGATCCTACTCATACTCCCGATCCCACTTCTGAtcctacttctacttctactcccACTCCTGATCCTATTCTTgatcctacttctactcctgcTACTGATCCCACTACTATTCCTACTTCTGGTCCTGATCCTACTTCATCAAATATCATGAAAATGTTGAACTCATCGAGCACAAACCTCgccctcctcgtccaccttgttttcctcgtcttcctcgtcctcctcctcgtcctcctcctcgtccaactccgaccaccttcaaccacctcgaacaaccaccgatgaccacctcaggttataccttaaatagtaataaatattttcagtataagaacaaatcgaaaatattgtgtaaggattaatataattgagtaattgattaattaattaattaataatagaataaattgcataagcttattcatagctactgaatttgtgcttgcgcggaaaacgaattgaaataatttattgtaagcgtgacaagtttgaaatattttagataaaatataattacaattgccatgcaatattataaaagtgtttcactctccgagcacaaatcctcgtccccctcctcctgaatcaccgagattacccgcaaccgtccctaaccacctccaacgaaaaccgccaaccacctcgagttatacctcgaatactaataaatattttcagcgtgagaacaaatcaaaaataatgtctaaggtttgatataatttttttatcgacatattttaccaaaaagattatgagaagattgtaaagttatagaaattttattagcgcactgacagctactgaatttgggcttgcgcgaaaaacgaattgaaataatttattgtaaacgtgaaccaggaaccacggagcgcttatcctggaagtcgagaaattttgttagcgaactgacagctaccgaatttggggttgcgcgaaaaacgaattgaaataatttattgtaaacatgaaccagaaaccacggagcgcttatcctggaaggcgagtttcaccgcgtagcggacccgaagcgcgggatccgggaggttgagaacccggtactcgaaatttgcggagctcgactctcatccgtccgctctactgcgcggttgtttccagactgaggaattcggctagctgattttgaattggtgacgtcactttctgaacatccgacatccaaactttggtttcgacctttaatactatgtatgatgatgtatgatgtacgatgtatgatgtatgatgtatgatgtatgatgatatgatatgacgTATAATGATTTCAGTTCTCACATtccagacaagaaatacgcactttatctttcctgccAATTGCAGACTAAAGCGGCTTGGCCCTTCGATCGTCAGGCGTGGAGCAAAGATtcattcttcagttaacgagTCAGCTAACGAGTCGAAATGTTCTTTGCTCtgaaaatcacgaaagaaattaaacTTAACCACCTTAGACTTCTGACggaaatttcaacgatttaaaaaaatgctggaatcaattctttgatgcactgttccgacgtaattttgcgagagaaatcgattgggcgcagttccaatgcgctgcgattaacgcatcggaagctacagccaaaaaacgagaacctgtgttttcgacatttttcagcaggtgcttttttgctcgtcatttctcttcttctggtcccacgctctttttgctgcgttttctgagtttctgagggtccaattagtcaggtaatgtttatttgaatcgaatctgagaccaaaaattttaggctCGAAacgtgaagaaaaagtaaggctaacccctttgcatttttggcgaaaacttccgcgattctgaaaagtgctggaataaattcttttatgcactattccgacgtaattttgcgagagaaattgattgggcgcagtcccaatacgctgcgatcgacgcatcaaaagttacagccaaaaaacgagaacctgagttttcgacatttttcagcaggtgcttttttgctcgccatttctctccttttggtcccacgctctttttgctgcgttttctgagttcctgagggtccaattagtcaggtaagggtcatttgtaATATTaaccattgcgaagactgtggTACCGGGAAGGcgaatgcagccagcatcgTGTCGAAATCGGcaactctctgatgttctgcaacAAGTTCTCAACTCCACCCATCGACCATATGTCGATGACTCTACCGTTGTAACATCTCAGGGAGCGCAAGCGcacgacgattttcggttgtcacaccaaagcctattagggcaactgtcttcatattcttcagtcaacgtatAATATCATAAACATATTACAATACCAATCATAGCTTAAGATTAGTTTTTCTTTACCATCAAACGCACAAGAAAGAGCGTTCGACCAACAACAGAAATATTACGACGGGAATCcatcgttttttggctgtaacgtTTGATCAGTTGTgtcatcttttttttaattgctttTATTTAATTGGTATAAAActattatgtattatttacATAGATGATTTAACCTATCTTAGCTACGTAATGGCATGACAGAACTGTCGTTGTCATGATAAAATCCAGAAGACCTGGTGATTATGAGTTGGATGCTTCGCAGCGTTCCTTAGGCGACCAATGGGCCCCAGAAATGCTTGCTTGGTTTCGTATGGTCTTCCGTGAGAAAGAAGTCTCTTCCTAGTCTCACAAACTCTTTGCGACTAAGCTTTCCGTCATCATTGGTGTCAATGTAGCTGAAACTTACCGCGGCGTTCTGGTAATAGTGGAAAAAACCTCAATTAGCTCAATgatatcattatacatcaGTCCATTTTAAACAGGTGCAGGAAACCCGTTTGACACCAAACCGAGTAAACTATTGCTTGTTTTGAAAGATGCAACTCCGGCGAAAAACACACGTAATATTACATAGAAGGCATGCACATGGACTGTACAGTTCATCCTCCAACTCGTCGTTATACAAACTTCAATCTAAccgtttcgaattttcatcaatAGTTACGAAATACGAGACACCGAATACTACTTACTTCACTGGTGAGACCCAAGCACTGGAAAAAGAGTTTGAACTCTTCAACCGAGATTTCGCCACTTTTGTCCTTGTCCACAGCctggaaaaataatacatgaaTGCTTAATCTATTGGCGATATTTTTATCCAACCACAGCATGAGAAATACTCCGGACAGTGTAGCGTAGCTATTCAACATAAATCTATGCGCGCGTATATTACGGCTAATCGAGGATGGGCTTACCTTAAATAAATAAGGCAGGAAATTGTGACACTTGCGTTTGAGGGACTTATCATTGAGCACATGGTGCATTTCGTCCAGATACTTTTCAACGCCAACAAGATTGTAAGGGCTTATTTCACCCCACTGTTCCTCCCACATTTCCTGTAAAAACATACTTTTATTATGCTATAACCATTTAgtatttaaaaacaaacaagatATTCAAAAAAGGCTCACAAAcaatattctcattttcaaaacaaaatgtCAATATCCGCAAAACAAGCATTGAGATTCGTCAAGGGCAAACCTTCTCTAACGTCACAAAAGTTAATGTATACCTAGATCTTATTTGAATAATCACCGGAACGACCGTGAGGAAGtttttttcaccatatttGCAGCAAATCAATAtggattttgaattttgtttaccCTGTTTGCACAATATCTCAGTACATGGTAAGGGATTAGGTGTTGGAGTCTGAAACAGGATTTTTTCGATGTAATCAACACCTCAGGTCTTGGACTAATGCCAAGGCTTCTCCAGAAGGTACAAGAAAGGTACAAgcttataaattatacaacgaAGGTCGTACTTTGTTTCTGCAGTCTACGTGACTGTCCACGTCAGATTAAAATTGTTAGGATTATGAACTCGATCTTATAAAGCTATTCCAAATCTCAACAGCCAACATTTGAAATGCAAATTGCAGAAATCAAATAGATGGAATGGATAGATAGAGAAATATAGAATTAAATTAATGGgaatacaaatatttttgtaaatctgGACACGGAAAAACTTTTCGTAACAAGAATTTCTATACTGGCTGGTAACTTTATGGATACCTCGTACATTTTGACGACATTTCTTGGTATAAATAAAAGATTCCAATATTTTGATACtgataaatattgtaaaaatactaGGTTTTCCTATTCTTACCAAGAAATATCTTCAAAGTGTACAAGGTGTCCACAAATTACCAGTCAGTAGGGAAATTAATGTTGCGAGAAGTTTCTTCGTGGCCAAACGACACATACATGGGCAGGAGTTTACTCTTGAAATAGTTGAATATACCTTGGCTGTGATCCAGgagtaaaatttaaattactATTTCTAAATCTACATACTCTAGACTTATGTCCACGGAAAGACATGTAATTCACTTACACCGAGGACTTTCTGGAATTCTTTTTTGGCGTCCGGTCCGAGATGTCCCAGGTCAGCAAATCTTTCGCCTAGAAGCATGAAATCATCGTAGCTAATCACCCCGTCCTTGTTAACATCAAGGTGACTGTGAAGTGTGCGCATTTTTCGTCTCCAGAAAGCAGATTCACCCTGAAAACACAATTTCCCCAGTTAAAGAGGTCGAAGATAAGTTTCACAGTGCATGCGTTAActttatttcgttttatttgCCAATGTCTCGGTTTGAATTATTCACGCGATTGCAGATTTCAGATGCTAGAATTTATGTAGGTGAAGGCCACTCAGTGCTCGTACAAACTATAGGTATATTCAAAACATACAAGTATCTCATGGCCTTATGAAACCGATAAACTGTCAACCGTTGTCGATAACCTCGTTCAAAACATATTGGACATTATATAGTAAATGGTTTAACTTTTGCCAAAGATCCCTCCAGGCGAGTGATTCCAGATAACGGTATGGAATAATTAGATAGATTAATCGAAGCGCATTATATTACAACATGTTATAACAACACGCACGTAAATGTTGATACAAACATTGACAACAAATATCAGTACTGCAACTAATCCTAAAACTTACTTGCAATTATTTTGGTGTCTGATCGTGAAAAATGGGTTTTTTCGCAATTACCGAACTCAACAGATAactgaaattggaaaattgcAAATCTAGAAACCTTCCGAAGTCGAATGctgtttataaaatattgGCGATTTATTTTAGAGATTTTCAAATGGACGAAGCTAAGTCCATTGTAATTCTTGATACAAATACAATGACTACGTGTATAGGTAAAGAGTTGGTGTCCTTTGTTACCGCCGATATAGTGTCAGTATAAACATTTGATTATGGCTATCACAAAACGgaactatttttcattcatgtatttaaataaatgacTTTGCTACTGCATTCTCCACGTAACAGGCACCAAATTAAATTGATACGATAATGTATACTGGATGTAAAGCAGTAAACTTGCGGCTTTTTAATCGCGTGTCAAGAATGAAATACCGTCATGTCCTCTATATTGTAACGATTACAGTTTACGATGTTAAACGAGGTGGTAGGAGGCATGGTGGTGTCGATCATCCCTCGTTATTTAATATCCCACCATGAATATTCTATTATGATTATCATTATGATTAtgatattgaagaaaaagctGTCTTTCATTTCTAGATAAATAGCTCGTTTTTATACGTATTAAAACGTATTCGAGTCGACCGAGTCGTCTAACGCATACGAAGAAGATTGTACGTAAAATATTAAAGGTAACAAAACTGAAGTCGATGAAATGATCGAGAATAAATATCAGAACAACGACTCAAGACATCGAGGGTCAAACAGTGCAACTTGCCCAAGCGCATAGAAAATCCAATCTGACGCGTGTGACTGTTGCCGGAGTGTTTGATTACATATAACGTGTCGCTACCAGAGAGCGATATACTTTCAACGTTCAACTAACATTTGTACAGCCCTTGATAACTCACGGACATTTCAGCGGTATTTTTAACAACACTAAGAAATAAATTCCTGCTAATTCGCTATGGctataatttaacaaaatgtcccacataaaaaaaattacttataGTAATCGATTTCCTGGCCCCCGCAAAAATCCGATTCTGTTTTAATCCGCCTACCCGCATATATTCATGTTGcgcatgcatatatatacagcGCTTTGTAGATGCCATGTTGTAGTGAACGCTGCGAGAAACCCGTTTCGTTAACCCGTACGCCTGCATCTAAGATTGAGTGTTAAAAACAGAGTTACTGGTAGTTGAAGGCCACTTTTGCTCAAGGGCCGCCATAAAAAACACAATAATATAAGGCCTCGTAGAAGGTCGTCACATGCGATAATGTAGATACATCGTTAACGGAAGTTCCAACGATAAATACCAAGCCAAGCACTTTATACACAACGGAATTGTCCAATCTTAATTGGATCTAGTTTCAAACACTTATGAGAAATATCATCTCGTTTCACCTAAATGCAGAGGATCGCAATCCCAAATCCTTTGCCTAATTTTACCCCTAAATAcgtattatgaaaaaaattactcttgACGTACATTCGGTTGTTCCTTAATTTAATACGTATCCGAGATACGATTCAGTATATTTTTcgcattttcaaaaacattacAATTAATAATACCTGTAACTTCTGACTCTTCGATTTAAAGcatggaaagaaagaaaaaagaatgagGACAGTTCATTTGTGAAATCaactgaaatattaaaaaaaatttgttttttgtctGCGAGAATGTTACAAAAACGTAAACCTTTTGGAAAATTGtgtattttcgaaagtgcagATAACTAAAATATTCGTATCTCCAACAGATTTGATCAGATTGAAA
The Neodiprion lecontei isolate iyNeoLeco1 chromosome 3, iyNeoLeco1.1, whole genome shotgun sequence DNA segment above includes these coding regions:
- the LOC107220701 gene encoding sarcoplasmic calcium-binding protein isoform X1; the encoded protein is MATAVFLRASLRLAMARGVLENTVTSAMSTAFIGARKPSINLIEQPQMPQLTRRFYSKKIHTRPSTSIDYESDSDSDNDSDSERDRSQKLQGESAFWRRKMRTLHSHLDVNKDGVISYDDFMLLGERFADLGHLGPDAKKEFQKVLGEMWEEQWGEISPYNLVGVEKYLDEMHHVLNDKSLKRKCHNFLPYLFKAVDKDKSGEISVEEFKLFFQCLGLTSENAAVSFSYIDTNDDGKLSRKEFVRLGRDFFLTEDHTKPSKHFWGPLVA
- the LOC107220701 gene encoding sarcoplasmic calcium-binding protein isoform X2; the encoded protein is MATAVFLRASLRLAMARGVLENTVTSAMSTAFIGARKPSINLIEQPQMPQLTRRFYSKKIHTRPSTSIDYESDSDSDNDSDSERDRGESAFWRRKMRTLHSHLDVNKDGVISYDDFMLLGERFADLGHLGPDAKKEFQKVLGEMWEEQWGEISPYNLVGVEKYLDEMHHVLNDKSLKRKCHNFLPYLFKAVDKDKSGEISVEEFKLFFQCLGLTSENAAVSFSYIDTNDDGKLSRKEFVRLGRDFFLTEDHTKPSKHFWGPLVA